The Candidatus Hydrogenedentota bacterium genome includes a region encoding these proteins:
- a CDS encoding acetyl-CoA carboxylase carboxyltransferase subunit alpha yields the protein MVLEERRMHAALTPWEHIELARHPERPRMLDYTGRLFEDFVELHGDRSLGDDPAMVCGVARFEGRTVFVAGQQKGVGTEEKVRRNFGMSSPEGYRKALRVFRLAEKFGAPIITFVDTPAAHPGVEAENHGQGPAIASNLMEMSGLRVPVLAVVLGEGGSGGALGIAVADRVVMFELAVYMICPPERCAEILWRDESKKTQAAAALKITAADLLALGAVDRILPEPGGGAHRNPGGAAEALRVEIQDFLRECGENRFSPETRRARFDRMGVWMEEADGGKG from the coding sequence ATGGTCCTGGAAGAGCGGCGGATGCACGCGGCGCTGACTCCCTGGGAGCACATTGAACTGGCACGGCATCCGGAACGCCCCCGGATGTTGGACTACACGGGCCGGCTGTTTGAGGACTTCGTGGAACTGCACGGGGACCGCAGCCTCGGGGACGACCCGGCGATGGTCTGCGGCGTGGCCCGCTTTGAGGGCCGTACGGTTTTTGTGGCGGGCCAGCAAAAGGGGGTGGGCACGGAGGAAAAGGTTCGGCGCAATTTTGGCATGTCCTCTCCTGAGGGCTATCGCAAGGCGCTGCGGGTCTTCCGGTTGGCGGAGAAATTCGGCGCGCCAATCATAACGTTTGTGGACACCCCGGCGGCCCATCCGGGGGTCGAGGCGGAGAACCACGGCCAGGGACCGGCCATTGCCTCGAACTTGATGGAGATGTCCGGGCTGCGGGTGCCGGTGCTGGCGGTGGTCCTCGGCGAGGGCGGAAGCGGCGGCGCGCTGGGCATCGCCGTGGCGGACCGGGTGGTAATGTTCGAACTGGCTGTTTACATGATCTGCCCCCCCGAGCGCTGCGCGGAGATTCTGTGGCGTGACGAGTCAAAAAAGACTCAGGCGGCGGCGGCGCTGAAAATCACGGCGGCGGACCTGCTGGCGCTGGGCGCCGTGGACCGCATCCTGCCGGAGCCGGGCGGAGGCGCGCACCGGAACCCCGGCGGCGCGGCGGAGGCGCTTCGGGTCGAGATTCAGGACTTTTTGCGGGAATGCGGCGAAAACCGCTTCTCGCCGGAAACGCGGCGGGCCCGTTTCGACCGCATGGGCGTGTGGATGGAGGAGGCGGACGGTGGCAAAGGTTGA
- a CDS encoding DUF167 domain-containing protein, with protein sequence MRDEAGRVRVSLTAPPVDGAANAALEKYVAGLLGLAKGRVAVVAGAKSREKTLRIDGLRPDEVAARLGLPGLPEG encoded by the coding sequence ATGCGGGACGAGGCCGGACGGGTGCGGGTTTCCCTGACCGCGCCGCCGGTGGACGGGGCGGCCAATGCCGCCCTGGAGAAATATGTGGCGGGTCTGCTCGGTTTGGCTAAGGGACGTGTGGCGGTGGTGGCGGGCGCCAAGTCGCGCGAGAAGACCCTGAGAATAGACGGATTGCGCCCGGACGAAGTCGCGGCGAGGCTGGGACTTCCCGGCTTGCCGGAGGGCTGA
- a CDS encoding purine-nucleoside phosphorylase has protein sequence MQLHEQVAASVRAIRSHTELVPEIGIILGTGLGSLADKIEADAVISYGDIPHFPASTVDGHAGELILGRLAGKRVVALSGRFHRYEGYSLQQVTYPVRVAKALGVHTLVVSNAAGGMNPQFKAGDLMVITDHINLMGDNPLIGPNDDALGPRFPDMSEPYSMELVELAETVALACGVKLQRGVYLAVTGPCLETRAEYRFMRFLGGDAVGMSTVPEVIVAVHAGLKVLGFSAITDECLPDALKPADIEKIIAIANEVEPRLTALVMKCLERM, from the coding sequence ATGCAGTTGCACGAACAAGTTGCGGCCTCGGTGCGGGCCATTCGCAGCCATACGGAACTGGTCCCGGAAATCGGAATCATTCTGGGCACGGGCCTGGGTTCGCTGGCCGACAAGATTGAGGCCGACGCGGTCATCTCCTACGGGGACATCCCCCACTTTCCCGCCTCCACCGTGGACGGCCACGCCGGGGAGCTTATCCTCGGCCGGCTGGCGGGAAAACGGGTTGTGGCGCTTTCCGGCCGTTTTCACCGTTACGAGGGATACTCACTCCAGCAGGTGACGTATCCGGTGCGTGTGGCAAAGGCGCTGGGGGTGCACACCCTCGTGGTGTCGAACGCCGCCGGGGGCATGAACCCGCAGTTCAAGGCGGGGGACCTGATGGTCATCACGGACCACATCAACCTGATGGGCGACAACCCCCTCATTGGGCCAAACGATGATGCCCTTGGCCCGCGTTTTCCGGACATGTCCGAACCGTATTCCATGGAACTGGTGGAACTTGCCGAGACGGTGGCATTGGCGTGCGGGGTCAAACTTCAACGCGGGGTTTACCTCGCCGTCACGGGACCCTGCCTTGAAACCCGCGCCGAGTACCGTTTCATGCGTTTTCTCGGCGGGGACGCCGTGGGAATGAGCACCGTCCCCGAGGTCATCGTGGCAGTTCATGCGGGCCTGAAAGTGCTCGGATTCTCCGCCATCACGGATGAATGCCTGCCGGACGCCCTGAAACCGGCGGACATCGAAAAAATCATCGCCATCGCCAACGAAGTCGAGCCGCGGCTCACCGCGCTGGTGATGAAGTGTCTGGAACGAATGTGA
- the ispD gene encoding 2-C-methyl-D-erythritol 4-phosphate cytidylyltransferase — protein sequence MKTRLLLPAAGMGLRLGCDGPKALVDLDGRPMLAVTLDRFAGLDLALPVIITAPADFFPLFDAALANARPALPWRLVAGGADRQESVALGLAVLEGDADIVVIHDAARPFVAAQSILDSITAAQAHGAATVAVPVVDTILEADAEAFLAATPDRSRLWACQTPQTFRLEVILEAHRRAAAEGHCGTDDASLVRRMGLPVKLVRGTPENIKVTTPYDLRTARWMVREGKP from the coding sequence GTGAAAACGCGGCTGCTCCTGCCCGCCGCGGGCATGGGCCTGCGCCTGGGCTGCGACGGCCCCAAGGCGCTTGTGGACCTCGACGGGCGGCCCATGCTGGCGGTGACTCTGGACCGCTTCGCGGGACTGGACCTCGCGCTTCCGGTCATCATCACCGCGCCTGCGGATTTTTTTCCCCTTTTTGACGCGGCCCTGGCCAATGCGCGCCCCGCGCTTCCATGGCGGCTGGTCGCCGGCGGCGCGGACCGGCAGGAGTCGGTGGCTCTGGGTCTTGCGGTCCTGGAAGGGGACGCGGATATCGTTGTCATTCATGACGCGGCCCGGCCTTTTGTCGCCGCCCAGTCCATTTTGGACTCCATAACCGCCGCCCAGGCCCATGGCGCCGCCACAGTGGCCGTGCCGGTGGTGGACACCATTCTGGAGGCGGATGCGGAGGCCTTTCTCGCCGCAACACCCGACCGGAGCCGTCTCTGGGCCTGCCAGACTCCGCAGACTTTCCGCCTGGAGGTGATTTTGGAGGCGCACCGCCGCGCGGCGGCGGAAGGGCATTGCGGCACGGATGACGCCTCGCTGGTGCGGCGCATGGGGCTTCCCGTGAAACTGGTGCGCGGCACGCCGGAAAACATCAAAGTGACCACGCCGTATGACCTGCGAACCGCGCGGTGGATGGTCCGGGAGGGAAAACCATGA
- a CDS encoding 2-C-methyl-D-erythritol 2,4-cyclodiphosphate synthase, which translates to MTRVGIGYDLHRLDAGGKFILGGVEIPHDKGFVAHSDGDVLAHAIIDALLGAAGLGNIGQRFPDTDPALKGVDSMLLLAQTMDVLRDAGWSVVNVDAVVVAERPKLNPHLEAVTRRLAEVMGMDRGLISVKPKTNEGVNAEGRGEAVSVQAVVLLVRN; encoded by the coding sequence ATGACGCGCGTGGGCATCGGTTATGACCTGCACCGCCTGGATGCGGGGGGAAAGTTCATTCTGGGCGGGGTGGAAATCCCGCATGACAAGGGATTCGTGGCCCATTCCGACGGGGATGTGCTCGCCCACGCGATTATAGACGCCCTGCTTGGCGCGGCGGGACTGGGAAACATTGGACAGCGTTTCCCGGACACCGACCCCGCCCTGAAAGGGGTGGACAGCATGCTGCTCCTGGCGCAAACCATGGATGTCCTCCGGGATGCGGGCTGGTCCGTGGTGAACGTGGACGCCGTGGTCGTGGCGGAGCGGCCCAAGCTCAACCCGCACTTGGAGGCCGTCACCCGACGGCTGGCCGAAGTCATGGGAATGGACCGGGGCCTCATTTCCGTCAAGCCCAAGACCAATGAGGGTGTGAACGCCGAAGGGCGCGGAGAGGCCGTCAGCGTCCAGGCTGTTGTCCTGCTCGTTCGGAACTGA
- a CDS encoding class I SAM-dependent methyltransferase — MAEFDPWAFCYDVLHPGLPGEAEFYVTTAVERGADTLELGCGTGRIAIAMAMSGVRVAGLDLSGEMLAVCAEKLAAVGPVSGSLDLVLGDMRRFRLGRRFPLIVMPYRTLMHCLTPGEIRDCLRCAREHLEPGGEFILNVWAARPSALSRYGTTPGAFVLEGKHPLPERQRLEHWIQVWRDGGKRLLHERHRVIEKGPRCGIRHEAEMTLSRRWITHAEMNRLAKEAGFKVNAVLGDFYGAPYQRQSDEMIWRLRA; from the coding sequence ATGGCCGAGTTCGACCCCTGGGCCTTCTGCTACGACGTGCTGCATCCGGGTCTTCCCGGCGAGGCCGAGTTCTATGTGACCACAGCAGTGGAGCGTGGCGCGGACACCCTTGAACTGGGCTGCGGCACAGGACGCATTGCCATCGCCATGGCCATGTCCGGCGTCCGGGTCGCCGGTCTGGACCTGTCCGGGGAGATGCTGGCGGTCTGCGCGGAAAAACTGGCCGCCGTGGGGCCTGTTTCCGGTTCTCTTGACTTGGTGTTGGGGGACATGCGGCGTTTCCGGCTTGGACGCCGTTTTCCCCTGATTGTGATGCCCTACCGCACATTGATGCACTGCCTGACACCGGGTGAAATCCGTGACTGCCTGCGCTGCGCGCGCGAACATCTCGAACCGGGGGGCGAATTCATCCTGAATGTCTGGGCGGCGCGGCCTTCGGCCCTGTCCCGGTACGGCACCACGCCCGGCGCGTTTGTGCTTGAGGGTAAGCACCCGCTGCCGGAACGCCAAAGGCTGGAGCATTGGATACAGGTCTGGCGCGACGGCGGGAAACGCCTGCTTCACGAGCGGCACCGGGTCATCGAAAAAGGCCCGCGCTGCGGAATCCGCCATGAGGCCGAAATGACCCTCTCCCGCCGCTGGATAACCCACGCGGAAATGAACCGCCTCGCGAAAGAAGCCGGATTCAAGGTGAATGCCGTCCTCGGCGACTTCTACGGCGCGCCATACCAGCGCCAAAGCGACGAGATGATCTGGAGGCTGCGGGCATAG